One Methanobacteriaceae archaeon genomic region harbors:
- a CDS encoding RAD55 family ATPase, which yields MIPRIPSGISSFDDMVSSNGTGGIPENTVTLVYGPPKVGKSIFCYQFMYNGLKESEPCLYITTDYGIKQLQQNTLDFGWELSTYFNEETLYLIDAISSVSGNKVIDTPTYASSSVHNPTDIMVKLGVGTRFISKKSARFRSILDSLTTLMAFNDEMLIVRVLTAYIMRIKESGGTAIVTYTEGSADSKVEAMLKSIVDNIIHLNGDEITIEAMVGVGKKKSSYTVNENGISIGTSDK from the coding sequence ATGATACCCCGTATTCCATCAGGAATTTCAAGTTTTGACGATATGGTTTCCAGTAATGGTACTGGAGGTATTCCAGAAAATACAGTCACATTAGTATATGGGCCTCCTAAAGTAGGAAAATCCATATTTTGCTACCAATTCATGTACAACGGACTAAAAGAAAGCGAACCATGCCTCTACATCACCACAGACTATGGTATAAAACAACTACAACAAAATACTTTAGATTTTGGATGGGAATTAAGCACATATTTCAATGAAGAAACTTTGTATCTAATTGATGCCATATCAAGCGTTTCTGGTAACAAAGTAATAGACACTCCAACTTATGCTTCATCTTCAGTACACAATCCCACAGACATTATGGTTAAATTAGGAGTTGGAACCAGATTTATATCAAAAAAATCAGCACGTTTTAGATCAATCCTCGATTCACTCACTACATTAATGGCTTTCAATGACGAAATGTTAATTGTGAGAGTCCTAACCGCATATATAATGCGCATTAAAGAATCAGGAGGGACTGCAATTGTGACTTATACTGAAGGATCAGCAGATTCTAAAGTCGAAGCAATGTTAAAATCTATAGTAGATAACATAATTCATCTTAATGGAGATGAAATAACAATTGAAGCCATGGTTGGTGTTGGAAAGAAAAAATCTAGTTATACTGTGAATGAAAATGGTATTTCTATTGGAACCTCTGATAAATAA